A single genomic interval of Streptomyces graminofaciens harbors:
- a CDS encoding OmpL47-type beta-barrel domain-containing protein, which yields MTRRQKSYWTALLASLLMLLGLTSTPAVSQSSSQSSSQSSEKAAAAQVLTWTAGDDITKYTTAPLTAVAGPTTIVFENSAATGNTMGMPHTLTFDVSDPEYNNDVPLNILANPNDDQGGRHTAEVTLTPGRYRFHCTIPGHGQMQGIFVVTEGTGEDTTAPETSASVSGTRNSQGAYVGSATVSVNATDVGGSGVERIEYALDDTGAWLSYTTPVVVDRVGTHKVRYRASDKAGNTAAEKSVEFAVVAPPTDDTTAPETSATVDGERNPQGEYLTMATVTVSASDTGSGVNTIEYALGDSGAWQAYTGPVMVHEVGTHKVRYRATDRAGNVSAVRSAQFTVVAPPTADTTPPVTGVTVEGDRNSAGAYLRSAKVTVSATDPGGSGVATIEYSLDGGPYLAHTAPVVVDRAGTHTVAYRASDKAGNTAAARSVSFTVVAGGGVPAPNCAEYDERLTVFVGTVNTGVPNRVTNNRCRINELVEDEKAWTSHALFLKHVKTVMDGLFRQGVVDEREYDAVGAAAEESGIGRPGGTEGYRKILDGTAASFAKWQQVGGGSFGLNADGSITSGTTKAGLGMLWFPERKYGDFSLRLQWRDDAPGTSNANSGVFVRFPWVHDHPEESRPEWVAIKYGHEVQVLDRPDGDMYKTGSVYGFDRVGLAGAGVTQKGTWNDYEIRVVDQHYSVYRNGVLINEFDNTGGQDFTPPRSDDPGTDGRRFASGYVGLQVHGTTDVVSYRDIRIKEL from the coding sequence ATGACGAGACGTCAGAAATCTTATTGGACCGCCCTGTTGGCGTCCCTGCTGATGCTGCTGGGTCTGACGTCGACGCCTGCCGTGTCGCAGTCCTCGTCGCAGTCGTCGTCGCAGTCGTCCGAGAAGGCCGCCGCGGCCCAGGTGCTCACCTGGACCGCGGGCGACGACATCACCAAGTACACGACCGCCCCGCTGACCGCGGTGGCGGGTCCGACGACGATCGTCTTCGAGAACAGCGCGGCGACCGGCAACACCATGGGAATGCCGCACACGCTGACGTTCGACGTCTCCGACCCCGAGTACAACAACGACGTGCCGCTCAACATCCTCGCCAACCCGAACGACGACCAGGGCGGCCGGCACACCGCCGAGGTCACGCTCACCCCGGGCCGGTACCGCTTCCACTGCACGATCCCCGGGCACGGCCAGATGCAGGGCATTTTCGTGGTGACCGAGGGCACCGGTGAGGACACGACCGCGCCGGAGACCTCGGCTTCGGTGAGCGGAACGCGGAACTCGCAGGGGGCGTACGTCGGTTCGGCGACCGTGTCGGTGAACGCGACCGACGTCGGCGGCTCCGGTGTGGAGCGGATCGAGTACGCGCTCGACGACACCGGCGCCTGGCTGTCGTACACCACGCCCGTCGTGGTCGACCGGGTCGGCACCCACAAGGTCCGCTACCGGGCGAGCGACAAGGCCGGGAACACGGCGGCGGAGAAGAGCGTCGAGTTCGCGGTGGTCGCGCCGCCGACGGACGACACGACGGCGCCTGAGACGTCCGCGACGGTCGACGGCGAGCGGAACCCCCAGGGCGAGTACCTCACCATGGCGACCGTGACCGTCTCCGCGTCGGACACCGGCTCGGGGGTCAACACCATCGAGTACGCGCTCGGCGACTCGGGCGCGTGGCAGGCGTACACCGGTCCCGTGATGGTGCACGAGGTGGGCACGCACAAGGTGCGCTACCGGGCCACGGACAGGGCGGGGAACGTGTCGGCCGTGCGCAGCGCGCAGTTCACGGTCGTGGCTCCGCCGACCGCGGACACGACGCCGCCCGTGACCGGGGTGACCGTCGAGGGCGACCGGAACTCCGCCGGGGCCTACCTCAGGAGCGCGAAGGTGACCGTCAGCGCGACGGACCCGGGCGGCTCGGGTGTCGCCACGATCGAGTACTCGCTCGACGGCGGCCCCTATCTCGCCCACACCGCCCCGGTGGTGGTGGACCGCGCGGGCACGCACACGGTGGCGTACCGGGCGAGCGACAAGGCGGGGAACACGGCGGCGGCACGGTCGGTGAGCTTCACCGTCGTGGCGGGCGGCGGGGTTCCGGCGCCCAACTGCGCCGAGTACGACGAGCGGTTGACGGTGTTCGTGGGGACGGTCAACACGGGCGTGCCGAACCGGGTCACGAACAACCGGTGCCGGATCAACGAGTTGGTCGAGGACGAGAAGGCGTGGACGTCCCACGCGCTGTTCCTGAAGCACGTGAAGACCGTCATGGACGGGCTGTTCAGGCAAGGGGTCGTCGACGAGCGCGAGTACGACGCCGTGGGGGCGGCGGCCGAGGAGTCCGGTATCGGCAGACCTGGCGGGACGGAGGGGTATCGGAAGATCCTCGACGGTACGGCCGCGTCGTTCGCCAAGTGGCAGCAGGTGGGCGGCGGTTCGTTCGGCCTCAACGCCGACGGGTCGATCACGTCCGGTACGACGAAGGCCGGGCTCGGCATGCTGTGGTTCCCGGAGCGGAAGTACGGCGACTTCTCGCTGCGGCTCCAGTGGCGTGACGACGCGCCCGGCACGTCGAACGCCAACTCCGGGGTGTTCGTGCGGTTCCCGTGGGTCCACGACCACCCGGAGGAGTCCCGTCCGGAGTGGGTCGCCATCAAGTACGGCCACGAGGTGCAGGTCCTCGACCGGCCCGACGGCGACATGTACAAAACGGGCTCGGTCTACGGCTTCGACCGGGTGGGGCTCGCCGGTGCGGGCGTCACACAGAAGGGCACCTGGAACGACTACGAGATCCGCGTGGTCGACCAGCACTACTCGGTGTACCGCAACGGCGTGCTGATCAACGAGTTCGACAACACCGGCGGACAGGACTTCACCCCGCCCCGCTCGGACGACCCGGGCACGGACGGGCGGCGGTTCGCCTCCGGCTACGTCGGGCTCCAAGTGCACGGCACGACGGATGTGGTGTCGTACCGGGACATCCGGATCAAGGAGCTGTAG